GGACCCCGCCTTCGGCCAGCGTGGCCAGGCGCTCGCGCGCCACCCGCTCCGTCCGGATGCCTGCGTCCCGGGCCCGGCTGAGAATCTCCGCCGCCGCCTTGGAGCCCAGCTGCCCCTCGACGATGAAGAGGCGCTCCACCTCGTCCGGCCGCGCCCGCAGGGCTTCCAGGACCGGGTTCACCCCGTACACGTAGCGCTCGCCACGCTCGCGGGATTCGGGGCTCTGAGACGAACGGTCACGCATGGGCCTTACTGGGCCTCCACCGGAATCGAGAGGGTCTTCTGCTGCCGGGCACAGATCTTCTCCGTGCAGATGAAGAAGGTGAGCTTCGCGTCCAGCGTGCCCTTGCCCCCATCGAGGGTGAAGGGAACCTCGAACCGGGGGTCCGCGTAGGCCTCCCCTTCCTTCTTCTTCGAGACCGAGTCGGCGTAGGCCAGTTGCTCCTTCGCGGGCGCGAGCTGTGTCCCCTTCAGCTGCAGCTTCAGGGGCGCCTCGTCCGACACGTGCGCTCCCGCCTTGCTCTTGATGGAGAGGACGAAGAGCCCCTTCTCCCCGGACTTCACCTTCGTGGAGGTCCCCTCGGTGCTGATCTCGTAGAGCGAGCTGGGGTTGGCCTCATCCTGGGCCTGGGCCTGCGGCGAGGCCAGGGCGGCCACCCACAGGGCCGCGATGGGGGCAAAACGGCGCAAGCGCTGCATGAAACGTCCTCCTCGGTGAACAAGCCAACGTACCGCCACCGTCCGCCCCTCGGGCAGACTTTTCTCTCACACACCGGCCGACGCCTTCCGGGTAGACCGTCCCGCGCCCTTCGGCGGGGACGAAACGTCCCTCGGCGGCCCCGGCGGGAACGGAATCCGTTCGTCTAGATCCACGCGCGGGGCCCCGGCCACCAGGGCCTCGGCCCGCTCGATGATGGGGGTGGCCAGGTCCATCCCCGACGCGGCCTCCATCTCCGTGAGCGCAGGCGAGCTGTTCACTTCGAAGACCTTGGGCTGGCCCTTCACATCGAGCAGATCCACGGCCGCGACCTCCAGCCCCACCAGCCGGGCGGTCCGCTCGGCCACCCCACGCCAGGCCTCCGTCAGCTGGACGCCTTCCAGGCGCGCGCCCTTGATCAGCGTACGCGAGAGGCGCCCCACCTTCGGACGGCGCCAGACCGCCGCCACCGCGCGGCCGCCCACCACCAGCACGCGAACGTCCTGTCCGGTGCTCTTCACGTACTGCTGTACCACGAGGTTGTGCCCCAGGCCGAGGACGGCCTCCAACGCGGCTTCCAGGGACTGAAGGCTCTCGCACACCATGACCCCGTGCTTCTCCTGCCCTTGCAGGAGCTTCACGAGCACCGGCACCCCGCCCACCAGCCCCACCATCTCCTTGAGGTCGGCCGCTTCACGCGCCATCACCGTGGCCGGAATGTCGATGCCGTTGGCGGAGAGCAGCTGCAGCGAGCGCATCTTGTTGCGCGACTGCGCGATGGCCTGGGCCGTGTTCATCAACGGCACCCCGCACATGCCGAACTGGTTCACCACCGCGAGCCCGTAGCTGTTGATGGACAGGGCGATGCGCGGGATGATCAGGTCCCCCAGGGAGAGGACCTTGCGCTTGTAATAGAGGCTGGGCTGGCCTCCATCCAGGTGAATCTCGACCCGCCCGGGGTTCAAGACTCGAACCTGATGCCCTCTCGCACGCCCAGCCTCGGCCAAGCGCCGGGTGGATGGAATGGAGGCAGAACGCGAGAGGATCGTGATCTTCATGGGCAGGGCGGCTCCTACTTAATCGCCGCCCCGCCCCGGGTAAAGGGACCTCGCGGCTACTTCTTCTGCACGGCTCGAACCTCGAGCTTGATGGGGTTGGCCGACGTCGAGTTCTTAATGCGATCGCACGTGGCGCCCGCGAACTGCACACCCTTGTCGGTCAGCGACCAGGTGTCCGCCCCCGAGGCGGTAATCTGGTCGTTCACGTAGACAACCACCAGGTTGGCGTTGTTGTCCGTGGGAAGCTGCTCTGGTGCCAGGGCAAGCAGGCAGATGTCCTTGCTGCCTACCAGGTCGATGATCTCCTTCAGGGCGTTGGCCAACTCCACCTGGTTGGCCGCCTGGTAGAAGCGCCGACCGCACAGCTTGGTCGTGGCATCACAGGTGTCCCCCGCGCCGCAGGCGTTCGGATCGTCCCGGCAGCTCCGGGCGAAGTCGCCCGCAGTGGCCATGGCGTTGAGCGTGGCCGGGCCGTTGCCCGTGGCCGTCTCGGCGCCGAAGCCCACGACGATGGTGCGGATGCCCTTGCGCTTCAGGTCCTCGACCGCCACCACGGAGGCGTCCTTGTCCAGGCACCCGCGCCGGACGTAGTCACCCTGGCAGCCTGTGGTGGTGCCGGTGCCGGTGCTGATGTTCGCCAGGGTGCACTGGCACGCATCGACGTTCGTGCCCGAGTTCGCGTTCTCCGGGTTGCAGTTGGGCAGACCGTCCGTCAGCAGCAGGACGAAGTTGTCGCGGTCCGTCGCCTGCACATCCGGCTGCTGCCCCACGAACTGGAGGCTCAAGCTCGTCGGGGTACCGCCGGAGGGCGCCCCCGTGCCCCTGTTGGGGATGCCCAGAATCACGCTCTGGATGCCGCTCGCCGCCGCCTGGAGCGACGGGTCGTCATCGGCCTGGGGAATGGTCTTGTTCACCACGGACGACGCCTCGCACCGCAGGCTGTTGGTGCCCGCCGCAGGGCCCGGGTACGTCGTCAGGCCCATGCGCGCCACGCTGCCGCTCTCCGAGAGGAAGCGAGACATGGCGCCCTGCAGCTCGCTCCAGCGCGTAGGGCACAAGTCCGTGTTGCACGCAGTGGCCGACGTCTGGCCGCAGTACTCTTGACCGGCTGGCAGAGGGGTGCCATCGAACCTCTTGGCGCAGTCCGGATCCCGGGTATCCACCGGCAGCGTCATGGAGCCCGAGGTGTCCAGCAGCACCATCAGGTTGGGCTTCAGTGCCTGGGCCGTAACCGTGTCTCCCACGGTCGTCTGGGCAAGAGCCAGCGGGGCCACTGGCTCGAAATCGTAGGTTTGACAGCCGGACACGGCCGCCCCGCCGACAAGTCCGGCGGCGAAGGCGCTCAGAAGGGACAGCTTGGCGCGCATGGTTTGCGTTCTTCCTCGCACGGGCGCTCGACACCCGCGCATTCAGGTTCCTTCAGGGTTCAAACGTCCTCGGAAGAGTATCGCGAGGTCCTCCGCCGAGGCTACAACGACCAACACGGCCTTCACAGGATTCAAACCCTGCTGTCAAGTTCCAACCCGGGCCGATGCCCTGCGGCAGGAGGTAAGTGTTCGCGCACCCTGGCGCGGCGCTCGGCAGGCGGCCCGCCGCATCGAATGTATGATCCGCGCGGTTCATCGATGGAGCCGCCATGAAGATGCCCACCGTGCCCCGAGGTTCCCCCCTGCCCTCCCTGGGACTGACGGCCTTGCTGCTCGTGGGCCCGGGAACCTCCCTCCAGGCCGCGACGGCTCCCGCGGGAGTCCGCGGCGAGGTGCTCTCACTGCTCGATCGCGCCGGAGCCGTACCTCAGGAGACGGAGTGGAAGCCCCTGGGGCCTGCCGCCCTGAGCGTTCTCGAGGAGCTGGCCGCCGACCCCCAGATGCCTCCCCAACGGCGCTCCCGGGCCGTGACGTTCATGGCCGCCGTGGACCACCCCCAGGCCACGGACCGGCTCCAGGCGTTTCTCCAGAACGGCGACACCCAGCCGGACCTCCGGGCCAGTGCCGCGACCGCCCTGGGCCTTCGCGTGGGCACCGGGGCCGTCCCAACGCTGCTGCCCTTCCTTCAGGACCGCAGTGACCCGGTCCGGGAGGCCGTCGCGCGGGCGCTCGGGCGCCTGGGCGGCGCGCAGGTCCAGCAAGCCCTGGAGGAGCGCCTTCCCCTGGAGGAGGTTCCCGGGGTGCGCGAGGCCCTCCAGCAGGGGCTCACCTTCACGTTGCCCTGAGGCCCTGTCTCGGGGCTCGCTTCGGGAAGGGCCTTCCATTACATGAGGCCCATGCGTCCAACCGTGCTCCTCTTCGACATCGATGGCACCCTCGTCACCACCGGTGGCGCGGGACGCCGCTCCATCGCTCGCGCCTTCGAGAAGCTCTACCGCCGCCCCGATGCGTGCAGCTCGTTCAGCCTCTCCGGCATGACCGACCGGGCCATCGTGCGCAAGGCCATGGGCATCATCGGCGTCGAGCCCCGCCCCGAGGCCATCGATGAGTTGCTCGCCACCTACCTGGGCCTGCTCGCCGAGGAGGTGAAGCAGGCCGTGGACCACGAGTACTTCGTCCACGCCGGCATGCGCGAGGCCGTCCTGGAAGCCCGGGGCCGCTCGGGGGTCGCCGTGGGCATCGGCACCGGCAATGTGCGCGAAGGCGCCCGCATCAAGCTGGAGCGGGTCGGCATCTACGAGCAGTTCGCCTTCGGCGGCTTCGGCTGTGACCATGAGGACCGCGTGGAGCTCATCCGCCATGGGGCCACGTGTGGCGCGAAGCTGCTCGACGCCCCCCTGGAGGAGTGCCGCGTGGTCGTCATCGGCGACACGCCCAAGGACGTCGCCGCCGCCAAGGGCATCGGCGCGCTCTGCATTGGCGTGGGGACGGGCCAGTTCACCCCCCAGGCGCTCCTGGAAGCGGGGGCCGACTTCGCCTTCTCCGACTTCACCGCCCGGGGAGCGATCGACGCGCTCCTGCACGGCCGCTAAGGATTCCGCCGAATGCCGTTGTCCACGCTGGAAGCCTACGAGCTCATCCGTTTCGCCGAGGCGTTCGAGGCCCGCCTCGTCACCGCCCATGACGTCATCGCCGAGCGCGAGGGGCTCCAGGCCGAGAAGAAGTGGCTCGCCTCCGCCCTGAAGCTCGCACGCACCGCGCTGGCCCCCTGCCCCGCCCTCATCGAGCGCGCCAAGGATCTGCCCGAGCTGGAGGAGGCCCGCGAGGAGTTCTCCTTCCTGCAGCAGAACCTGTGGGTCGATGCCCTGGAGAAGCTTCACGCCGGCATCACCTTCTGCGCCAGCAGCCGGTCCCCCGTCATCGACGCGCTCTTTCCCCACCTCAAGTTCCCGCAGCTCCGCCGCGCGCCCCAGGAGGCGGTGAACGAGTTCGCCGCCTCGTACGAGCGGCGGCTCAAGTCCAGCTACGTCACCCGCATCTTCGCGCAGACGGACTTCGACTTCGTGCGTCCTGTCGTGGACCAGGTGGCCCGCGCTTATGCCGGGTGGCAGGCCAGCCTCACCCCCACGAGCCTCTCCGAGCCCCAGATGACGGCCCTGCGCACGCAGCTCATCTCCGCTGGGGACCGGCTGGACATCGCCACGCGCCAGGCCCGGCTGCTCGCGGAAGCCGCGCTCGTGCCCGTGGCGGGTGCCTTCGACTCCACGGGCCTGGCCGCCAAGCCCCGAAGGCGCCTGGGCCGGGGCCTGGCCGAGGAGTTCCCCATCGAGGGCCCTCCAGAGGCTGGGACCGGCGAGGCAAGTGCGGCCGAGGAGCCCGTGCCTTCCCCCGAAGCCCCGGCTTCTGCCCCCGAGCCCATCGAAGCCTCCGAGCCCCCTCCGGCCGCGGAGCCTCCAGCCCC
The sequence above is drawn from the Stigmatella aurantiaca genome and encodes:
- a CDS encoding ATP-grasp domain-containing protein, producing the protein MKITILSRSASIPSTRRLAEAGRARGHQVRVLNPGRVEIHLDGGQPSLYYKRKVLSLGDLIIPRIALSINSYGLAVVNQFGMCGVPLMNTAQAIAQSRNKMRSLQLLSANGIDIPATVMAREAADLKEMVGLVGGVPVLVKLLQGQEKHGVMVCESLQSLEAALEAVLGLGHNLVVQQYVKSTGQDVRVLVVGGRAVAAVWRRPKVGRLSRTLIKGARLEGVQLTEAWRGVAERTARLVGLEVAAVDLLDVKGQPKVFEVNSSPALTEMEAASGMDLATPIIERAEALVAGAPRVDLDERIPFPPGPPRDVSSPPKGAGRSTRKASAGV
- the cglB gene encoding adventurous gliding motility lipoprotein CglB → MRAKLSLLSAFAAGLVGGAAVSGCQTYDFEPVAPLALAQTTVGDTVTAQALKPNLMVLLDTSGSMTLPVDTRDPDCAKRFDGTPLPAGQEYCGQTSATACNTDLCPTRWSELQGAMSRFLSESGSVARMGLTTYPGPAAGTNSLRCEASSVVNKTIPQADDDPSLQAAASGIQSVILGIPNRGTGAPSGGTPTSLSLQFVGQQPDVQATDRDNFVLLLTDGLPNCNPENANSGTNVDACQCTLANISTGTGTTTGCQGDYVRRGCLDKDASVVAVEDLKRKGIRTIVVGFGAETATGNGPATLNAMATAGDFARSCRDDPNACGAGDTCDATTKLCGRRFYQAANQVELANALKEIIDLVGSKDICLLALAPEQLPTDNNANLVVVYVNDQITASGADTWSLTDKGVQFAGATCDRIKNSTSANPIKLEVRAVQKK
- a CDS encoding HEAT repeat domain-containing protein, which codes for MKMPTVPRGSPLPSLGLTALLLVGPGTSLQAATAPAGVRGEVLSLLDRAGAVPQETEWKPLGPAALSVLEELAADPQMPPQRRSRAVTFMAAVDHPQATDRLQAFLQNGDTQPDLRASAATALGLRVGTGAVPTLLPFLQDRSDPVREAVARALGRLGGAQVQQALEERLPLEEVPGVREALQQGLTFTLP
- a CDS encoding HAD family hydrolase: MRPMRPTVLLFDIDGTLVTTGGAGRRSIARAFEKLYRRPDACSSFSLSGMTDRAIVRKAMGIIGVEPRPEAIDELLATYLGLLAEEVKQAVDHEYFVHAGMREAVLEARGRSGVAVGIGTGNVREGARIKLERVGIYEQFAFGGFGCDHEDRVELIRHGATCGAKLLDAPLEECRVVVIGDTPKDVAAAKGIGALCIGVGTGQFTPQALLEAGADFAFSDFTARGAIDALLHGR